The Balearica regulorum gibbericeps isolate bBalReg1 chromosome 30, bBalReg1.pri, whole genome shotgun sequence genome includes a window with the following:
- the AKAP8 gene encoding A-kinase anchor protein 8 isoform X1, with amino-acid sequence MEQGYGGYGTWNTGATNTQGTYATNATSWQGYEGYDYYNTQTTAANTAATYNYAAAAATSGSWETPKTSDMSMNADVNAAMPVASYGAETSANENSDSIIAKINQRLDMLSKEGSGGTGEGMEDQESSFRFESFESYDSRSSMNDRDMYRSGYDYGEVGTDRNDSFGSQFDNRRDQSRNRGNNYGLIRGRGQNRVQNRGRLNAFNRTDHFMPSSSSERLSARWNELNYMGGRGMGGAGSNRLPSLFSQALVPDYGDYGDYGDYGDYGDYGDYGDYGDYGDYGDYDYGMMGMSGMGMGRYGNMPYGMGRQRNRDRMGTVPWHMNALMPKRRGFRNRSGGRSDSEGGGRKRKQSQSGDEPDSKQAKTDSEGDDTENADEGEGEEKSGDEADKGENGTRGDLAEEASGDGCEDEDEEVKKKREKQRRRDRMRDRAMDRIQFACSVCKFRSFEEEEIQKHLQSKFHKETLRYIGTKLPDKTVEFLQEYIVNRNKKIEKRRQELTEKEGTKQKPDPFKGIGQEHFFKKIEAAHCMACDMLIPAQNHLLQRHLRSADHNRNRRMAAEQFKKTSLHVAKSVLNNKHIVKMLEKYLKGEDPFTDEIADQDVDEALEGGDGAGEGTTETAAAAAVVAGEGGIAEAPEAAETSEEFSKPEEFLKNLGEPDQPPKPLLMPPFLQDDELETEEMTSEVTSEAAAAAPSEAAEEPVAVSENPQESALSPQNKTEGWAGKEEEEEEENGREAAAGRSEEEEEEEAPPAAAEPQPE; translated from the exons gctATGAAGGCTACGACTATTACAACACCCAAACCACCGCCGCTAATACAGCGGCCACGTACAACTATGCCGCGGCCGCTGCCACCTCCGGCAGCTGGGAAACACCCAAAACTTCGGATATGAGCATGAACGCCGACGTCAACGCCGCCATGCCCGTCGCCTCGTACGGCGCCGAGACTTCGGCAAACGAGAATTCGGATTCCATCATAGCCAAAATCAACCAGCGTTTGGATATGCTGTCGAAGGAAGGCAGCGGCGGGACAGGGGAGGGGATGGAAGACCAGGAGAG CTCTTTCAGATTCGAGTCTTTTGAATCCTACGACTCGAGGTCATCGATGAACGACCGCGACATGTACCGATCCGGCTACGATTACGGAGAAGTCGGAACCGATCGGAACGATTCCTTCGGGAGCCAGTTCGACAACCGCAGGGATCAATCTCGCAACCGAGGAAACAACTACGGCCTGATCCGAGGACGGGGTCAAAACCGCGTTCAAAATCGAGGGCGTCTGAACGCTTTCAACCGCACCGACCACTTCATGCCCTCCTCCAGCTCCGAGCGCCTCTCGGCTCGTTGGAACGAGTTGAACTACATGGGTGGGCGCGGGATGGGGGGCGCCGGATCCAACAGGCTCCCGTCCCTCTTTTCCCAAGCCCTCGTTCCCGACTACGGCGATTACGGAGATTACGGCGACTACGGCGATTATGGGGATTACGGTGATTATGGCGATTACGGAGATTACGGTGACTACGGAGACTATGACTATGGCATGATGGGGATGTCGGGCATGGGAATGGGACGGTATGGGAATATGCCGTACGGAATGGGGAGGCAACGAAACAGAGACAGGATGGGTACGGTGCCCTGGCACATGAACGCGCTCATG CCCAAGAGGAGAGGTTTCCGAAACCGTTCGGGAGGGCGATCGGACAGCGAGGGAGGAGGACGCAAACGAAAACAGTCGCAGAGCGGAGATGAGCCGGACAGCAAACAGGCAAAGACCGATAGCGAAGGAGACGACACCGAGAACG CAGATGAGggtgaaggagaggaaaaatcagGAGATGAAGCTGACAAAGGT gagaacGGGACTCGGGGTGATTTGGCGGAGGAAG cgtCTGGAGATGGGTGCGAAGATGAGGATGAAGAGGTgaagaagaagagggagaagcagcGGAGAAGAGATAGGATGCGCGACCGTGCCATGGACAG AATCCAGTTTGCCTGTTCCGTCTGCAAGTTCCGCAGTTTTGAGGAAGAGGAGATCCAGAAACACCTCCAGAGCAAGTTTCACAAAGAGACTTTGCGATACATCGGCACCAAACTCCCGGATAAAACGGTCGAGTTTCTGCAG GAATACATCGTCAATAGGAATAAGAAAATCGAGAAGCGACGCCAGGAGCTGACAGAGAAAGAGGGCACAAAACAGAAGCCGGATCCTTTTAAGG GTATCGGCCAGGAACACTTCTTCAAGAAGATCGAGGCGGCTCACTGCATGGCGTGCGACATGTTAATTCCGGCGCAGAACCACCTTCTCCAGAGGCACCTGCGATCCGCCGATCACAACAGAAACCGCAGG ATGGCTGCGGAACAATTCAAGAAAACCAGCTTACACGTCGCCAAGAGCGTCCTGAATAACAAACACATCGTAAAGATGCTGGAAAAATACCTCAAG GGAGAAGATCCCTTTACGGATGAAATCGCGGATCAGGACGTGGATGAAGCGTTGGAAGGCGGAGACGGCGCCGGGGAAGGAACGACGGAAACCGCGGCCGCCGCGGCAGTTGTCGCCGGAGAAGGAGGAATCGCGGAAGCTCCGGAAGCGGCGGAAACTTCCGAAGAGTTTTCCAAACCTGAggaatttcttaaaaatctggGGGAGCCGGATCAACCCCCCAAACCTTTGCTGATGCCCCCGTTCCTGCAAGACGACGAGCTGGAAACGGAGGAGATGACATCAGAGGTGACATCGGAAGCGGCAGCAGCGGCGCCTTCGGAAGCGGCGGAAGAACCGGTGGCGGTTTCCGAAAATCCCCAAGAATCGGCGctttctccccaaaataaaactgagggTTGGGCAggcaaagaggaggaggaagaggaggaaaacgGGAGGGAAGCGGCGGCCGGTCgcagtgaggaagaggaggaggaagaggctcCGCCGGCGGCCGCGGAGCCGCAGCCGGAATAA
- the AKAP8 gene encoding A-kinase anchor protein 8 isoform X5, with the protein MEQGYGGYGTWNTGATNTQGTYATNATSWQGYEGYDYYNTQTTAANTAATYNYAAAAATSGSWETPKTSDMSMNADVNAAMPVASYGAETSANENSDSIIAKINQRLDMLSKEGSGGTGEGMEDQESSFRFESFESYDSRSSMNDRDMYRSGYDYGEVGTDRNDSFGSQFDNRRDQSRNRGNNYGLIRGRGQNRVQNRGRLNAFNRTDHFMPSSSSERLSARWNELNYMGGRGMGGAGSNRLPSLFSQALVPDYGDYGDYGDYGDYGDYGDYGDYGDYGDYGDYDYGMMGMSGMGMGRYGNMPYGMGRQRNRDRMGTVPWHMNALMPKRRGFRNRSGGRSDSEGGGRKRKQSQSGDEPDSKQAKTDSEGDDTENDEGEGEEKSGDEADKASGDGCEDEDEEVKKKREKQRRRDRMRDRAMDRIQFACSVCKFRSFEEEEIQKHLQSKFHKETLRYIGTKLPDKTVEFLQEYIVNRNKKIEKRRQELTEKEGTKQKPDPFKGIGQEHFFKKIEAAHCMACDMLIPAQNHLLQRHLRSADHNRNRRMAAEQFKKTSLHVAKSVLNNKHIVKMLEKYLKGEDPFTDEIADQDVDEALEGGDGAGEGTTETAAAAAVVAGEGGIAEAPEAAETSEEFSKPEEFLKNLGEPDQPPKPLLMPPFLQDDELETEEMTSEVTSEAAAAAPSEAAEEPVAVSENPQESALSPQNKTEGWAGKEEEEEEENGREAAAGRSEEEEEEEAPPAAAEPQPE; encoded by the exons gctATGAAGGCTACGACTATTACAACACCCAAACCACCGCCGCTAATACAGCGGCCACGTACAACTATGCCGCGGCCGCTGCCACCTCCGGCAGCTGGGAAACACCCAAAACTTCGGATATGAGCATGAACGCCGACGTCAACGCCGCCATGCCCGTCGCCTCGTACGGCGCCGAGACTTCGGCAAACGAGAATTCGGATTCCATCATAGCCAAAATCAACCAGCGTTTGGATATGCTGTCGAAGGAAGGCAGCGGCGGGACAGGGGAGGGGATGGAAGACCAGGAGAG CTCTTTCAGATTCGAGTCTTTTGAATCCTACGACTCGAGGTCATCGATGAACGACCGCGACATGTACCGATCCGGCTACGATTACGGAGAAGTCGGAACCGATCGGAACGATTCCTTCGGGAGCCAGTTCGACAACCGCAGGGATCAATCTCGCAACCGAGGAAACAACTACGGCCTGATCCGAGGACGGGGTCAAAACCGCGTTCAAAATCGAGGGCGTCTGAACGCTTTCAACCGCACCGACCACTTCATGCCCTCCTCCAGCTCCGAGCGCCTCTCGGCTCGTTGGAACGAGTTGAACTACATGGGTGGGCGCGGGATGGGGGGCGCCGGATCCAACAGGCTCCCGTCCCTCTTTTCCCAAGCCCTCGTTCCCGACTACGGCGATTACGGAGATTACGGCGACTACGGCGATTATGGGGATTACGGTGATTATGGCGATTACGGAGATTACGGTGACTACGGAGACTATGACTATGGCATGATGGGGATGTCGGGCATGGGAATGGGACGGTATGGGAATATGCCGTACGGAATGGGGAGGCAACGAAACAGAGACAGGATGGGTACGGTGCCCTGGCACATGAACGCGCTCATG CCCAAGAGGAGAGGTTTCCGAAACCGTTCGGGAGGGCGATCGGACAGCGAGGGAGGAGGACGCAAACGAAAACAGTCGCAGAGCGGAGATGAGCCGGACAGCAAACAGGCAAAGACCGATAGCGAAGGAGACGACACCGAGAACG ATGAGggtgaaggagaggaaaaatcagGAGATGAAGCTGACAAAG cgtCTGGAGATGGGTGCGAAGATGAGGATGAAGAGGTgaagaagaagagggagaagcagcGGAGAAGAGATAGGATGCGCGACCGTGCCATGGACAG AATCCAGTTTGCCTGTTCCGTCTGCAAGTTCCGCAGTTTTGAGGAAGAGGAGATCCAGAAACACCTCCAGAGCAAGTTTCACAAAGAGACTTTGCGATACATCGGCACCAAACTCCCGGATAAAACGGTCGAGTTTCTGCAG GAATACATCGTCAATAGGAATAAGAAAATCGAGAAGCGACGCCAGGAGCTGACAGAGAAAGAGGGCACAAAACAGAAGCCGGATCCTTTTAAGG GTATCGGCCAGGAACACTTCTTCAAGAAGATCGAGGCGGCTCACTGCATGGCGTGCGACATGTTAATTCCGGCGCAGAACCACCTTCTCCAGAGGCACCTGCGATCCGCCGATCACAACAGAAACCGCAGG ATGGCTGCGGAACAATTCAAGAAAACCAGCTTACACGTCGCCAAGAGCGTCCTGAATAACAAACACATCGTAAAGATGCTGGAAAAATACCTCAAG GGAGAAGATCCCTTTACGGATGAAATCGCGGATCAGGACGTGGATGAAGCGTTGGAAGGCGGAGACGGCGCCGGGGAAGGAACGACGGAAACCGCGGCCGCCGCGGCAGTTGTCGCCGGAGAAGGAGGAATCGCGGAAGCTCCGGAAGCGGCGGAAACTTCCGAAGAGTTTTCCAAACCTGAggaatttcttaaaaatctggGGGAGCCGGATCAACCCCCCAAACCTTTGCTGATGCCCCCGTTCCTGCAAGACGACGAGCTGGAAACGGAGGAGATGACATCAGAGGTGACATCGGAAGCGGCAGCAGCGGCGCCTTCGGAAGCGGCGGAAGAACCGGTGGCGGTTTCCGAAAATCCCCAAGAATCGGCGctttctccccaaaataaaactgagggTTGGGCAggcaaagaggaggaggaagaggaggaaaacgGGAGGGAAGCGGCGGCCGGTCgcagtgaggaagaggaggaggaagaggctcCGCCGGCGGCCGCGGAGCCGCAGCCGGAATAA
- the AKAP8 gene encoding A-kinase anchor protein 8 isoform X2 encodes MEHKAAGYGTWNTGATNTQGTYATNATSWQGYEGYDYYNTQTTAANTAATYNYAAAAATSGSWETPKTSDMSMNADVNAAMPVASYGAETSANENSDSIIAKINQRLDMLSKEGSGGTGEGMEDQESSFRFESFESYDSRSSMNDRDMYRSGYDYGEVGTDRNDSFGSQFDNRRDQSRNRGNNYGLIRGRGQNRVQNRGRLNAFNRTDHFMPSSSSERLSARWNELNYMGGRGMGGAGSNRLPSLFSQALVPDYGDYGDYGDYGDYGDYGDYGDYGDYGDYGDYDYGMMGMSGMGMGRYGNMPYGMGRQRNRDRMGTVPWHMNALMPKRRGFRNRSGGRSDSEGGGRKRKQSQSGDEPDSKQAKTDSEGDDTENADEGEGEEKSGDEADKGENGTRGDLAEEASGDGCEDEDEEVKKKREKQRRRDRMRDRAMDRIQFACSVCKFRSFEEEEIQKHLQSKFHKETLRYIGTKLPDKTVEFLQEYIVNRNKKIEKRRQELTEKEGTKQKPDPFKGIGQEHFFKKIEAAHCMACDMLIPAQNHLLQRHLRSADHNRNRRMAAEQFKKTSLHVAKSVLNNKHIVKMLEKYLKGEDPFTDEIADQDVDEALEGGDGAGEGTTETAAAAAVVAGEGGIAEAPEAAETSEEFSKPEEFLKNLGEPDQPPKPLLMPPFLQDDELETEEMTSEVTSEAAAAAPSEAAEEPVAVSENPQESALSPQNKTEGWAGKEEEEEEENGREAAAGRSEEEEEEEAPPAAAEPQPE; translated from the exons gctATGAAGGCTACGACTATTACAACACCCAAACCACCGCCGCTAATACAGCGGCCACGTACAACTATGCCGCGGCCGCTGCCACCTCCGGCAGCTGGGAAACACCCAAAACTTCGGATATGAGCATGAACGCCGACGTCAACGCCGCCATGCCCGTCGCCTCGTACGGCGCCGAGACTTCGGCAAACGAGAATTCGGATTCCATCATAGCCAAAATCAACCAGCGTTTGGATATGCTGTCGAAGGAAGGCAGCGGCGGGACAGGGGAGGGGATGGAAGACCAGGAGAG CTCTTTCAGATTCGAGTCTTTTGAATCCTACGACTCGAGGTCATCGATGAACGACCGCGACATGTACCGATCCGGCTACGATTACGGAGAAGTCGGAACCGATCGGAACGATTCCTTCGGGAGCCAGTTCGACAACCGCAGGGATCAATCTCGCAACCGAGGAAACAACTACGGCCTGATCCGAGGACGGGGTCAAAACCGCGTTCAAAATCGAGGGCGTCTGAACGCTTTCAACCGCACCGACCACTTCATGCCCTCCTCCAGCTCCGAGCGCCTCTCGGCTCGTTGGAACGAGTTGAACTACATGGGTGGGCGCGGGATGGGGGGCGCCGGATCCAACAGGCTCCCGTCCCTCTTTTCCCAAGCCCTCGTTCCCGACTACGGCGATTACGGAGATTACGGCGACTACGGCGATTATGGGGATTACGGTGATTATGGCGATTACGGAGATTACGGTGACTACGGAGACTATGACTATGGCATGATGGGGATGTCGGGCATGGGAATGGGACGGTATGGGAATATGCCGTACGGAATGGGGAGGCAACGAAACAGAGACAGGATGGGTACGGTGCCCTGGCACATGAACGCGCTCATG CCCAAGAGGAGAGGTTTCCGAAACCGTTCGGGAGGGCGATCGGACAGCGAGGGAGGAGGACGCAAACGAAAACAGTCGCAGAGCGGAGATGAGCCGGACAGCAAACAGGCAAAGACCGATAGCGAAGGAGACGACACCGAGAACG CAGATGAGggtgaaggagaggaaaaatcagGAGATGAAGCTGACAAAGGT gagaacGGGACTCGGGGTGATTTGGCGGAGGAAG cgtCTGGAGATGGGTGCGAAGATGAGGATGAAGAGGTgaagaagaagagggagaagcagcGGAGAAGAGATAGGATGCGCGACCGTGCCATGGACAG AATCCAGTTTGCCTGTTCCGTCTGCAAGTTCCGCAGTTTTGAGGAAGAGGAGATCCAGAAACACCTCCAGAGCAAGTTTCACAAAGAGACTTTGCGATACATCGGCACCAAACTCCCGGATAAAACGGTCGAGTTTCTGCAG GAATACATCGTCAATAGGAATAAGAAAATCGAGAAGCGACGCCAGGAGCTGACAGAGAAAGAGGGCACAAAACAGAAGCCGGATCCTTTTAAGG GTATCGGCCAGGAACACTTCTTCAAGAAGATCGAGGCGGCTCACTGCATGGCGTGCGACATGTTAATTCCGGCGCAGAACCACCTTCTCCAGAGGCACCTGCGATCCGCCGATCACAACAGAAACCGCAGG ATGGCTGCGGAACAATTCAAGAAAACCAGCTTACACGTCGCCAAGAGCGTCCTGAATAACAAACACATCGTAAAGATGCTGGAAAAATACCTCAAG GGAGAAGATCCCTTTACGGATGAAATCGCGGATCAGGACGTGGATGAAGCGTTGGAAGGCGGAGACGGCGCCGGGGAAGGAACGACGGAAACCGCGGCCGCCGCGGCAGTTGTCGCCGGAGAAGGAGGAATCGCGGAAGCTCCGGAAGCGGCGGAAACTTCCGAAGAGTTTTCCAAACCTGAggaatttcttaaaaatctggGGGAGCCGGATCAACCCCCCAAACCTTTGCTGATGCCCCCGTTCCTGCAAGACGACGAGCTGGAAACGGAGGAGATGACATCAGAGGTGACATCGGAAGCGGCAGCAGCGGCGCCTTCGGAAGCGGCGGAAGAACCGGTGGCGGTTTCCGAAAATCCCCAAGAATCGGCGctttctccccaaaataaaactgagggTTGGGCAggcaaagaggaggaggaagaggaggaaaacgGGAGGGAAGCGGCGGCCGGTCgcagtgaggaagaggaggaggaagaggctcCGCCGGCGGCCGCGGAGCCGCAGCCGGAATAA
- the AKAP8 gene encoding A-kinase anchor protein 8 isoform X4, producing MEQGYGGYGTWNTGATNTQGTYATNATSWQGYEGYDYYNTQTTAANTAATYNYAAAAATSGSWETPKTSDMSMNADVNAAMPVASYGAETSANENSDSIIAKINQRLDMLSKEGSGGTGEGMEDQESSFRFESFESYDSRSSMNDRDMYRSGYDYGEVGTDRNDSFGSQFDNRRDQSRNRGNNYGLIRGRGQNRVQNRGRLNAFNRTDHFMPSSSSERLSARWNELNYMGGRGMGGAGSNRLPSLFSQALVPDYGDYGDYGDYGDYGDYGDYGDYGDYGDYGDYDYGMMGMSGMGMGRYGNMPYGMGRQRNRDRMGTVPWHMNALMPKRRGFRNRSGGRSDSEGGGRKRKQSQSGDEPDSKQAKTDSEGDDTENADEGEGEEKSGDEADKASGDGCEDEDEEVKKKREKQRRRDRMRDRAMDRIQFACSVCKFRSFEEEEIQKHLQSKFHKETLRYIGTKLPDKTVEFLQEYIVNRNKKIEKRRQELTEKEGTKQKPDPFKGIGQEHFFKKIEAAHCMACDMLIPAQNHLLQRHLRSADHNRNRRMAAEQFKKTSLHVAKSVLNNKHIVKMLEKYLKGEDPFTDEIADQDVDEALEGGDGAGEGTTETAAAAAVVAGEGGIAEAPEAAETSEEFSKPEEFLKNLGEPDQPPKPLLMPPFLQDDELETEEMTSEVTSEAAAAAPSEAAEEPVAVSENPQESALSPQNKTEGWAGKEEEEEEENGREAAAGRSEEEEEEEAPPAAAEPQPE from the exons gctATGAAGGCTACGACTATTACAACACCCAAACCACCGCCGCTAATACAGCGGCCACGTACAACTATGCCGCGGCCGCTGCCACCTCCGGCAGCTGGGAAACACCCAAAACTTCGGATATGAGCATGAACGCCGACGTCAACGCCGCCATGCCCGTCGCCTCGTACGGCGCCGAGACTTCGGCAAACGAGAATTCGGATTCCATCATAGCCAAAATCAACCAGCGTTTGGATATGCTGTCGAAGGAAGGCAGCGGCGGGACAGGGGAGGGGATGGAAGACCAGGAGAG CTCTTTCAGATTCGAGTCTTTTGAATCCTACGACTCGAGGTCATCGATGAACGACCGCGACATGTACCGATCCGGCTACGATTACGGAGAAGTCGGAACCGATCGGAACGATTCCTTCGGGAGCCAGTTCGACAACCGCAGGGATCAATCTCGCAACCGAGGAAACAACTACGGCCTGATCCGAGGACGGGGTCAAAACCGCGTTCAAAATCGAGGGCGTCTGAACGCTTTCAACCGCACCGACCACTTCATGCCCTCCTCCAGCTCCGAGCGCCTCTCGGCTCGTTGGAACGAGTTGAACTACATGGGTGGGCGCGGGATGGGGGGCGCCGGATCCAACAGGCTCCCGTCCCTCTTTTCCCAAGCCCTCGTTCCCGACTACGGCGATTACGGAGATTACGGCGACTACGGCGATTATGGGGATTACGGTGATTATGGCGATTACGGAGATTACGGTGACTACGGAGACTATGACTATGGCATGATGGGGATGTCGGGCATGGGAATGGGACGGTATGGGAATATGCCGTACGGAATGGGGAGGCAACGAAACAGAGACAGGATGGGTACGGTGCCCTGGCACATGAACGCGCTCATG CCCAAGAGGAGAGGTTTCCGAAACCGTTCGGGAGGGCGATCGGACAGCGAGGGAGGAGGACGCAAACGAAAACAGTCGCAGAGCGGAGATGAGCCGGACAGCAAACAGGCAAAGACCGATAGCGAAGGAGACGACACCGAGAACG CAGATGAGggtgaaggagaggaaaaatcagGAGATGAAGCTGACAAAG cgtCTGGAGATGGGTGCGAAGATGAGGATGAAGAGGTgaagaagaagagggagaagcagcGGAGAAGAGATAGGATGCGCGACCGTGCCATGGACAG AATCCAGTTTGCCTGTTCCGTCTGCAAGTTCCGCAGTTTTGAGGAAGAGGAGATCCAGAAACACCTCCAGAGCAAGTTTCACAAAGAGACTTTGCGATACATCGGCACCAAACTCCCGGATAAAACGGTCGAGTTTCTGCAG GAATACATCGTCAATAGGAATAAGAAAATCGAGAAGCGACGCCAGGAGCTGACAGAGAAAGAGGGCACAAAACAGAAGCCGGATCCTTTTAAGG GTATCGGCCAGGAACACTTCTTCAAGAAGATCGAGGCGGCTCACTGCATGGCGTGCGACATGTTAATTCCGGCGCAGAACCACCTTCTCCAGAGGCACCTGCGATCCGCCGATCACAACAGAAACCGCAGG ATGGCTGCGGAACAATTCAAGAAAACCAGCTTACACGTCGCCAAGAGCGTCCTGAATAACAAACACATCGTAAAGATGCTGGAAAAATACCTCAAG GGAGAAGATCCCTTTACGGATGAAATCGCGGATCAGGACGTGGATGAAGCGTTGGAAGGCGGAGACGGCGCCGGGGAAGGAACGACGGAAACCGCGGCCGCCGCGGCAGTTGTCGCCGGAGAAGGAGGAATCGCGGAAGCTCCGGAAGCGGCGGAAACTTCCGAAGAGTTTTCCAAACCTGAggaatttcttaaaaatctggGGGAGCCGGATCAACCCCCCAAACCTTTGCTGATGCCCCCGTTCCTGCAAGACGACGAGCTGGAAACGGAGGAGATGACATCAGAGGTGACATCGGAAGCGGCAGCAGCGGCGCCTTCGGAAGCGGCGGAAGAACCGGTGGCGGTTTCCGAAAATCCCCAAGAATCGGCGctttctccccaaaataaaactgagggTTGGGCAggcaaagaggaggaggaagaggaggaaaacgGGAGGGAAGCGGCGGCCGGTCgcagtgaggaagaggaggaggaagaggctcCGCCGGCGGCCGCGGAGCCGCAGCCGGAATAA
- the AKAP8 gene encoding A-kinase anchor protein 8 isoform X6, which produces MEQGYGGYGTWNTGATNTQGTYATNATSWQGYEGYDYYNTQTTAANTAATYNYAAAAATSGSWETPKTSDMSMNADVNAAMPVASYGAETSANENSDSIIAKINQRLDMLSKEGSGGTGEGMEDQESSFRFESFESYDSRSSMNDRDMYRSGYDYGEVGTDRNDSFGSQFDNRRDQSRNRGNNYGLIRGRGQNRVQNRGRLNAFNRTDHFMPSSSSERLSARWNELNYMGGRGMGGAGSNRLPSLFSQALVPDYGDYGDYGDYGDYGDYGDYGDYGDYGDYGDYDYGMMGMSGMGMGRYGNMPYGMGRQRNRDRMGTVPWHMNALMPKRRGFRNRSGGRSDSEGGGRKRKQSQSGDEPDSKQAKTDSEGDDTENADEGEGEEKSGDEADKGENGTRGDLAEEASGDGCEDEDEEVKKKREKQRRRDRMRDRAMDRIQFACSVCKFRSFEEEEIQKHLQSKFHKETLRYIGTKLPDKTVEFLQEYIVNRNKKIEKRRQELTEKEGTKQKPDPFKGIGQEHFFKKIEAAHCMACDMLIPAQNHLLQRHLRSADHNRNRRMAAEQFKKTSLHVAKSVLNNKHIVKMLEKYLKGPQARPHLLMINGIKGCRQI; this is translated from the exons gctATGAAGGCTACGACTATTACAACACCCAAACCACCGCCGCTAATACAGCGGCCACGTACAACTATGCCGCGGCCGCTGCCACCTCCGGCAGCTGGGAAACACCCAAAACTTCGGATATGAGCATGAACGCCGACGTCAACGCCGCCATGCCCGTCGCCTCGTACGGCGCCGAGACTTCGGCAAACGAGAATTCGGATTCCATCATAGCCAAAATCAACCAGCGTTTGGATATGCTGTCGAAGGAAGGCAGCGGCGGGACAGGGGAGGGGATGGAAGACCAGGAGAG CTCTTTCAGATTCGAGTCTTTTGAATCCTACGACTCGAGGTCATCGATGAACGACCGCGACATGTACCGATCCGGCTACGATTACGGAGAAGTCGGAACCGATCGGAACGATTCCTTCGGGAGCCAGTTCGACAACCGCAGGGATCAATCTCGCAACCGAGGAAACAACTACGGCCTGATCCGAGGACGGGGTCAAAACCGCGTTCAAAATCGAGGGCGTCTGAACGCTTTCAACCGCACCGACCACTTCATGCCCTCCTCCAGCTCCGAGCGCCTCTCGGCTCGTTGGAACGAGTTGAACTACATGGGTGGGCGCGGGATGGGGGGCGCCGGATCCAACAGGCTCCCGTCCCTCTTTTCCCAAGCCCTCGTTCCCGACTACGGCGATTACGGAGATTACGGCGACTACGGCGATTATGGGGATTACGGTGATTATGGCGATTACGGAGATTACGGTGACTACGGAGACTATGACTATGGCATGATGGGGATGTCGGGCATGGGAATGGGACGGTATGGGAATATGCCGTACGGAATGGGGAGGCAACGAAACAGAGACAGGATGGGTACGGTGCCCTGGCACATGAACGCGCTCATG CCCAAGAGGAGAGGTTTCCGAAACCGTTCGGGAGGGCGATCGGACAGCGAGGGAGGAGGACGCAAACGAAAACAGTCGCAGAGCGGAGATGAGCCGGACAGCAAACAGGCAAAGACCGATAGCGAAGGAGACGACACCGAGAACG CAGATGAGggtgaaggagaggaaaaatcagGAGATGAAGCTGACAAAGGT gagaacGGGACTCGGGGTGATTTGGCGGAGGAAG cgtCTGGAGATGGGTGCGAAGATGAGGATGAAGAGGTgaagaagaagagggagaagcagcGGAGAAGAGATAGGATGCGCGACCGTGCCATGGACAG AATCCAGTTTGCCTGTTCCGTCTGCAAGTTCCGCAGTTTTGAGGAAGAGGAGATCCAGAAACACCTCCAGAGCAAGTTTCACAAAGAGACTTTGCGATACATCGGCACCAAACTCCCGGATAAAACGGTCGAGTTTCTGCAG GAATACATCGTCAATAGGAATAAGAAAATCGAGAAGCGACGCCAGGAGCTGACAGAGAAAGAGGGCACAAAACAGAAGCCGGATCCTTTTAAGG GTATCGGCCAGGAACACTTCTTCAAGAAGATCGAGGCGGCTCACTGCATGGCGTGCGACATGTTAATTCCGGCGCAGAACCACCTTCTCCAGAGGCACCTGCGATCCGCCGATCACAACAGAAACCGCAGG ATGGCTGCGGAACAATTCAAGAAAACCAGCTTACACGTCGCCAAGAGCGTCCTGAATAACAAACACATCGTAAAGATGCTGGAAAAATACCTCAAG GGTCCGCAGGCACGTCCACATCTCCTCATGATCAACGGTATCAAAGGCTGCCGGCAGATCTAA